CATAGGCAACCTATGAATCACCTAAAAAAATGCATGAGAAATATTACAAACCTGTAGAACGAGGGTTTAATTAGAAACAGCACAGCacactttttatgatttggTGTACAAAAAATATCAAGCTCTTCaacaaataaacaattttttttatttgccttCACCTGGCAATAATTGGAGGAACTGGGATTAACATCAACTGTAGCAAGATAGTCAGGTTTCTTGATTTCAGTATTCCGGTAAATACAGGGCAGGTAAAGGATCTCCTCCCGAGGACCTTGGGGATGTTCAGGTTACAGGCTTTTAACATGTACATCTTTTTAACTGTTATCAATTAGTATCACAGAATCAATGATTGTGTTGCACTCACCTTTCATGGCCTCCAGAGGACTTTTGTATCCTGGGCCACATCCTGAGCACTTAGTTGCTGAGGGTAAAAGGTCAAACAGTAATATAGAACACACCTTTGAAAATACAATGGATTTATTCTGTATGGGTTACATATTCACTTGGACAAACCATGTAATCAAAGGCACTTATGGTCCATTAGGATAATGGTCCGTTAGGATCATTAAGGTTGCACCAGCCAACTGTTACTCTACCACAAAATAACTTTGTAATATTTTGTAAAGCAACCAAGGATTAAAACAGTAATgtaggttttctttttttaaatttgcagGATGaaaagtgcctgcagcagatactaattggccaccgtatctgcaaaGTGGGggtcggactatgtgtgggtgggtggatcttcatacactgtgtaaggaccctgattggcggaagagacgcctgtgcagaaagcaggggcgagaagaagagggcgtgtacagcgacgtgctctccttggatgcaatcaggtatctctcagcaggggaagacaaaattgagtgagctaaatcaggaggaaaatggggagaaaatgcataaaaaaaaccccaaaaaaatTACTGTCCGTttcagggtgtgttactacaCTTCACCCTGTGATTCCAGAAAATTTTACCCTGAACCAGCTATAGCGGTGGTAGAACATAAAAATTAAtcgaaataaaaataatgtgtgGTGTTAGTTAACATGATATGCTTTCACAGCATTTTAATTTACTTGATCTTTAAGTATGTCAAATCTTATCTGATTCCAATCCAGATTTTTAATCCctgattaatatttaatatcaaataaatTTAATACTATTTCTTGTTAAACTGGTCAGCTAGGAGGCTATGGTTGTTCTGGAGTAGTTTTTTGTTAAAGATGCAACAGATGTGATATTTCACAATCACCAAGAGAACTGTAAGCCCTGCAGTATACAAGAGTATACAACACCTTGTCTAGAATAAACAACAAAACTAAAAGTCATCCTCcagtcatttttttcttttcacaaATGCTGCAGGCTATGCTTTATGCAAGGCAAAACCTGTAAAGACATTTTTGTTAAGACCCATTTACTCATATTGAAGTACACTGGctcctttattatttataaatgtctTACAAAATTGATATTTAACGGAAGAGCCCTTTGAGTATGtcagttttgtttaatgatctgaagCGTGATTAATACAGAAAGCAGAGCTCTGGTATGTGCTGATAGATGATAGAGATTAGATATGGTAACTAACAGTAACTAAATAAACTCTCTGCATGATTCTTTTGACAAATTATCTCATTTGTTTAATCTTTAGGCCAATTGATGAACTGACATAGATTACATCCTTCAGTACCAGGCACTGGATCTGTTTTCACACAAAAAAGCTTATGAACAGGGTATGTGCCAACAGAAtgcatgtatgtacagtacttTGTGCAATCTCTTGCACcttgtgcaaatactttttacacAATCTCTTCCTTCAAACTTAAAACTTTCCTCTTTGCTGCACATTATTCTTTCTTAACTTATGTTATGTTAACATAGGTCTTAACTTTATGTTCTTTTCTcttatctattatttattttgtgaagCGTCCTTTGGTatgtgaaaagtgctatataaattaaAGTAATTATACTCTGCTTTCTGTATACATCACTcttcagatcattaaacaaaacatgacatgcTTAAAGGACTcttctttatatataaaaagaagacaatgtattttaatatgagTAAATGGGTCTTAAAGGAACAATGTCTTTATAATTTGAAAAAATGGTAAGCAGTCACAGGTTTTGCTTTGCATAAATCATGTCCATCAGCATTTGTGAAAATAAATGGCAGAAGGATAACccttagtttttttgtttattgtagGAATGGTGTCCCAACTTGTCTGGAATGTCCctaatggggtttgtaaatatGTCAAATCTGGTCTGGGACTATTTCAGCTTTTAGTCCATATTAGCTCAACTGCCAACATTCACTATCAgataaatatgaataatttgatttttattgttaaaatgATCAGCAACACCAAGTTCAAATTATGGGCGACACCAAGTTCATATTATGAAAAATTGCTGTTAACTTCAGCTATAGCTCAGATTGTATATACAACATACACAAAACAAATTGGCCAGAACTGAGCTGTTAGAAACCAATAATGTTGTGCTATGACCTGAAAAAACAACTGCATCCATTACCACCCAAAAAACCAACAtgcattatatggacaaaagtattgggacacacaaTTTAGTCATTGAATTCAGGCGTTACATTCAGTTCTattgccacaggtgtataaaaccaagcaccaaAGCTAAGTGGAGTATGGAGTGGTGTAAAACATGCTGAAATATGTTCTGTGGAGTGACAAATCATGCTTCTGtatctggcagtctgatggATAATTCTGGGTACCTGTCAGACTGCATTGTAccaactgtaaagtttggtaATGTTATGGGATTATCTTTCAGGGGTTGGCCTGAAaaggccccttagttccagtgaagggGTCTTAATGCTTCGGGATACCAAAACATTTTGGAGAATTATGCTCCTGGGAAGGGCCTTTTCTGTTTCAACATAACTGTGATCCAGTTcaaaaagcaaggtccataaatccatggttgggtgagtttggtgtggaagaattgGACAGGCCCACACAGAGCCTAGACCGCAACCCCATCAAACTTtagggatgaattagaatgccgattgtgagccaggtcctctcatccaacattagtgtaacaaatgctcttctggatGCATCAGCAAtgattctcacagacacactccaaaatcagaATAGTGGAAGCTGTAATAGCCGCAAAGGGggaccaactccatattaatacaTATGGATTTAGAATAGGATGTGATAAAAGCTCCTATAGAgagtgtgtcccaatactttagtccaaacacacaccaacatataAGGAGTGGAATTATAATGTTGAACCGATAGATGAATTATGTGTGCTGGATTCAAATTAACTGATTATAAAACTTTTAGTATTAATTCACACAGCACCTGTGCATGTATGTGAAGGTGTGAATTCCACAAACACATCCATGAAATGCCCAGAactcatgttttaaaatgtgtagTTTCAGTTCTTGTAAAACACATTCGAAACACTTAGATTATAATTTGTATCTGTTTAAGGATCTACTGactctatgggtgtgttcgaaaacctagggagctgccttgctgtcttactgtctacataggcagctgacttagtagagaggattctaataagttagtgacttaaaagtcaggttattcgaacgcactacttagatagcgataacatcgggtttagcatttcgcgtttagcatttagcatctcgccattaaaaccaataaactgaggtagcacagcacgctaacgtcaataacatctcccttcatgtaccgataacggttaaatttcctgacaagcccgaacttgcaaataaaaacactcggcacaagtttatacaagttaaaaatcagtaatattttatttacgtttaaaaataactccattcgtttcaaCGACCCGTCagcaatgtttatttttctgtgagagccgacccgcaatgaacgctgttgccttgatcactaaggcagcgtcggagctcactcgttcttgagccaaaataacattgaaatatgaagatgcctcagaagtgaggattttaagtcaTCTAGGATtccgaacagcctccttctcgggagcgcgcacaggatgacgtaaaatgctgcctatgtagacagcacactagcttttcgaacacacaaACTGTCTCACTCATGTCTGTAAAGACTATGCTACTTGCTGGTGTCTTATTTACCTTGAACGATAAAACAACTTTACAGCTCTTACATGCATAAACAAAAGCTGCTATAAAGAAAATAGACACAATGTAACATATAATTCGTTTACATACCCATTTCGTTGTGCAGGAACTTGGTCTAAAGCTTGTGGAGGACGTGAATGTGCTTGCAGAAAAAACTACCAGCTCTTACATAAGCACAACCGAGAGGAAAAGGAAATACTGCACCTTATTCACCAAGCCAACAACCTGAAGTCTGCTAGTTCACTTAGTGCTATACTGTCTGAATATTCAAACCATAAAAGTTACATTAGTTCTTGTCTACGTATCTAATGTATGTTTTAATAACACGAAATTTAAGGTGCACCGTCAAAATGTTTGTacttattattacaaataatgTGGAAAATATCAGTAGTGCGTGCAGAAGGGTTTGTGTAAATAGCCAGCAGTAAAACTCACAGCCACCACGCATCAAAAATTCAACCCACGTTGAATCTGCATTGACTGATGCCAAAAATGACCAAATAATTACATTCCGACAACATTACATGTTTACTTTTAACTTTGTGTTTTACTGGGATTTTTTAATTGGGATTTTCACGTAAAAATCACGAAGTAAAAGTAATGGTAAATAATGGTTCGGTTGAATAATGCTACACTTTTACCGCTACAAAGTAAATGTGATATGTCGAAAAGTGGGTAGTAGCACGCCACTCGTTTTATTTACGTTAAATTTATTCATAAACCTGTTCTTAAACAAAACGTACTGGTAAGGATAGTAAAATTAGCTACTTGAACTCTGTAACTTTAGGAAAATATAACTTAATGTGAAACTAAATGAaccagtatttgtaagtatttggaCATTGTTCCCTGAGACAGctaacaagtcaagtcaagtcaactttatttatatagcgctttttacaatagacattgtctcaaagcaactttacaaaatccaggaccaacagatacaaaaaaccactgttgagcaagccgagggtgactgtggcaaggaaaaactccctgaaaattacaggaagaaaccttgagaggaaccagactcagcagggcccatccttcttgggtggccaggaggatactttaaataaatacacgatttacacagagcatacgaacacagaattaaattatctaaaagttataactggtaataaatagataaataataatagagttgttcttcggtgtagtcttcaataatgtctgttgtgatttcttgtcattcttggtgcaattactccagaccagtcacatccggcaggagcagcatagttgtcacggcagtctcgactttaatccttaacctcggcgggtgaacaggtttccatcagaacgccctttggagtaaaacaacaaagaatgtagttaacaAGGCTGTGGAAAACTAACATGCTAAACAGCCAGCCTTGTGGGGTTCAGAAGAAAACAAATATGTTTGTAGTTCAACTTAATGCTAAATTATACAAACATTAAATCCACAAAAGTTGTAaagtatgtaaaataataataaacttaataaataTTGAAAAATATTTTGTTTCCTTATTTTGGAAACCTTGTTTTTAAGCCATATGCtgctgtttggattttaacaccaTTGGATTTTACACATTTGTGTAATGTAATGGCAACCATAGGTATTATGTATCTGTCTTATTTTGgtccattttacattttcatctttatttttatgttcttgtgttgtcttgggTAATAATTTCTTTTATGGTTCCAGGCATGTGCACTTGTTCTGTCCTTGGTGTACTTGGGGCATTCTATTagaatgtgttttattgttacaGGTGGTTGGCAGATTTCACAGGTTgggtttttttctccttttaccaggtgttggtgggttattctggTGTGGCCGATTCAGCACCTTGTGTAAATGACCTGATCTGTGCGTCGTCCCTGGTGAATTATTAGCTGTGCTGTTGTAACACGCAAAATGTGGCTTTATGTCATGTTACAATAAGCTTTGTGAACAATGTGTGGTTGTCCTAAAGCAGAATCTCTTTAGGCTCTTGAGAAAGTTAATTATAATGACCTTGGACCACACAAGCCCTGAAAAGACTTAGCCAATACAGCATTTTGCTTAAAATGCACCTTAAAATAACTGCTGCTATATTCTCAAACACTGCATAATCTTTCTGCACCTTATATGACagtttaaatttatattttatatttaatttataatttatattttttttattagtttttatactaagttttaattctgttagtttaattttgttttatgtatacTTAGAATTGACGTTTAgaggacgaacaaagtaagaatttcattgtacagtgtcactgctggTTCTTCTACGCACacgacaataaaactcttgaatctctTGAAATTAGTAAAATTTTTCATGATGTCAAATCAGAACACAGAAGGAACATACCTGAATGTACAAATATTTTCATgacaattttcattttcaaaaatgtATCAACACAAAGCTAGTTTTAGTTAACTACATTCGTGCTCATTTAGTTGAGTGATTTTTTCATCTTCATTTAAGCAGTGGAAAATCAAAAGCTTATCCCCTGAACCCAAAGGGCAGAGCTGAAATACACCCTGAAGTGGATGTCAATTCATAAAGGGTGACAAAAGGTCCAGTGTCCATTTGAGCCCCAAGTTCTGCACATTTTGCCATGTGTAAAAGCAGTTTTTTGAGCTTGAGTAATAAACCATGTACTAATCATTGTTCTACTTAAAAAAACAAGTGTCTGGAGTTCGCTTTGAGTTAACTCTGGTGTGAGATGGAATTgacaaaaaacactaaatacacttaatatatatatatttctcttCTTTTTGCTAAGATTTCCTGTATAGCTGATGTGACTCTGGAGTTCCATAACTAAGCTTTTTTCTCAAAATACTTTTGATTGTAAGAGCAACCCTAAAGCAGCCAATTTACTCAATGTTAAGTTTTGTGAGGTGGAAGGAAAATGAAGTACCTTGCAATGAATAACTTGAACTTATAATTAAAACTGCAACCTTTGAACAGTGAAGTGCCACTGCTAGCCAAATCAGAAGGGTGTATTGTTGCCAAACAGCTCCAGGTGATTAGGTTTTATCGTTGTCCTCTAGTGCTGTGACTGTCTGGTACCCAGTTGCTAATAATGAACAGGAGAGATAATACTTTTTGAGTGTTATTGGTGAAACAGTTTAGATTCATGTGAttggaaaaataatttaaataagatATTGAAATGTAGATTAAACTAAACTAGAACTAAAATCAGTAACATTTGTGAAATGGAAAAAATGCTATAGTATAGCAAGTTTAGCAGCTTTGAGACAAAGACTAGGACAACCAGATTTATATAAATGAAACTAAACATTTATGTACAAGAAATATTAGTCCAATAATatagttacaaatttacatccAGACTTTTGTATTAAAAGTACAAGTCGTTAAAAAAAGATTATGTCCAACTAACTCGATGCAAAAGTCAACATACTGCAAACAAACTCGAATCATTATTAGACATTACATTTAAACCTTTATTCATTCTCTTCTGTACAAATCCAACAATCTGTGTACAAAATTAGCCACTGAAAccaaattaaattacattaaatgaaTTCTGGTCAAGGACCAAATTCTGCACAGGGTTCTAGAGGCTTCTCTTTTTCACAGTCACAAGCCTTGCCTAAAGTTTTCGACACAGTCTGTGTAATAGGGAAGGGACATGTTCCAGATGTTTTACTTGAGTCTTTTAAATTGTTTACCCTTCAACTGTTTTTTCAGTTTTAGTCTCAACTGGACTGGCCTCCGTTCTGCTTTTATCTTCTGTTTCTTTAACTATTTCCCGTGCTGTCTGTTTAACATTGTCCATTGTGTACAATTCTTCATtcattttgtttgcattttctttCAGGATACTTTCAGTATGTTTTCCGACTGGTGTTTCTTCTGACAACAGATCAGAATCTACTGCTTCTGGCCTGAACATTGCTTCTGTCAAACTATTTACAAGATCACCCTGAGAGTTAGCCTTTTCACTTTCTCCTCGCTCAATGATTACTTGGGTTAAACAGAATGAGTCCTGAATCAGCTTAGGCTTGCCAGAACAAGCAGCCAAGGCCTCCTTAAGCCAGGTTATAAGGAGCAGAACCAGGTCTTCAGACTTGATACCAGCTGCTTTACCTTGGGCTACCAAATGAGACCAACGATTCAACAGGAATTTTTTCAGAacaggaaacacacatttttccAAAGGTTGCTGTTTGGTGGCACAGCCAAATGGTAGAACGCTAGGTAAGGTTTGAGTGCCACTCAAGTTAGACAAAAAGTCCTCAGACATGTGGTTATGATGAGCATCTATGATTAGCATTTTCTTCTCATCCTGGGAACGCTGCTGCCATACCTTAGCAGTCCAGATCTGAAGTTCTTCTTTTTCTGAAAAACCTTCAACCTTTGCCTCAAGCAGCACCAAGTCAGACAACCCTTGGGTAAAATTCTCTAATCGGGGGCCTTTAAAAAACAGCATTGCTGGCAGCACTGTGCCATCTGCCAGCACTGAAAAGTAAATGTTTATCCAAGGTTTTCCAGTACCCTCAAATTTAAAGGCTTCATCTTTGGAAGTGTCATTGCTTTCAATCAGTTTGTCAAAgtcaacaaaaacagaaaattcATCCATAGCACCGACAGCAGAAACAGACATATTGTGCATTTTAATCTGTCTTTGCACAAACTCAGTAAAATCCAGGCAATTTTTCTCCATGATGGGTGGAAGCTGTCGACCAGACATGCCAACATTTTCCAAGCCCAGCTTATGTTCAAGCATAAAGTTAACTGCCCAGTCATAAGAGATACGAAAGGAACTCGTTTTATTTGTTTCAGTGTGGATCTCTGAAGCTTTTTGAAACAAGTTTCTCTCAGCAACAGGATGCTGCTGCTCTCGCTGATCTAGCACCCACTCCACCAAATGCTCCACAGCCTCTCCACTGCTTTCACTTTTACCTAAATCCTCACACTCAAgtcttctctctctgtctttaaGCCAAGTTCTGATAAGCTGAGGTTCAATGTTCATGTCCTTGGCTGCTTTCTGAATTCCAGAGCACAGTGCAAGCAGTAGTGTTCGGAGCTGCCGTACAGATAGTGCTTCCTCGTTTTCTGTCATTGTCTTTGGAGAGTTTGGTTTGGTTGGCTTCCTGTCTTTGAGCTCATATTCAGGCTCTTCCTGAGCACTGTCATCTGTGTCCAGCTCTGAATCTGACGTCTCTAGAGGAGCCATTTCCTTATCATACTCTTGGTTCAGCTCTGAAGAGTCCGCCAGTGATGTAGTGGAGACCTCCATTTCAGAACCATGGGAGAATCTTTTTGATAAGCTGGAGTCAACCACAGAGTGAACTTGTtccctaaaaaaataaaaaattaagctttttttctggAGTAAAATACTGTCTAATTGGTAAACacttaaatatacactgatcagccataacattaaaaccatctccttgtttccacactcactgtccattttatcagctccacatatcacataggagcactttgtagttctacaattactgactgtagtccatctgtttctctacataccttttagcctgctttgaccctgtttttcaatggtcaggacccccacagagcagatattatttaggtgttggatcattctcagcactgcagtgacaattacatagtggtggtgtgttagtgtgtgttgtgctggtgtgttatgtgatgagtggatcagatacagaagagctgctggagtttttaaataccgtgtccactcactgtccactctattagacactcctacctagttggtccaccttgtagatgtaaagtcggagacgatcgctcatttattgctatttaagttggtcatcttctagaccttcatcagtggtcacaggacgctgttggctgaatgtttttggttggtggactattttcagtccagcagtgacagtgaggtgtttaaaaactccatcagtgctgctgtgtcttatccactcatactagcacaacacacactaacacaccaccaccatgtcagtgtcactgcagtgctgagaatgatccaccactcaaataatacctgctctgtagtggtgctgaccattgaagaacaaggtgaaagggggctaacaaagcatgcagagaaacagatggactacagtcagtaattgcagaactacaaagtgcttctatatggtaagtggagctgataaaatggacagtgagtgtagaaacaaggaggtggttttaaatgttattgttgATCGGTGTACTTGTAATTATGATTTTCTGTTTACAacctgttttttgtttgtgcaaatatttgtataatttgcatattttatttatagatgactttgaaatgattaaatgatttCAAGAAGTTTTAGTCCATACTagtactataataataaaatacctcTTAGGTTCCACAAATCCAGTTCTTGGGTTtcctgtaaaaaaaagaaagaaaagacagaagAGAGTAAGGGGACAGATACTAATTAAGAATATTAAGGGTAACATTAACGGTATCTCTTTTAACCTTTGTTACTCTGATTGACATATACATTCACAATCAGCTTATTAGCCTCATAACCTTTGTAATTTGCAGAGAAACCATGGTAGTCCCAGAAGCAACGGGTATGCCTGCAGAGGTTGACCTGGCATGCAATGCAGCCATAGACACTCTCATGCCGCTGTTGTGTCACGTTGCAGCTCTTACATCTTCTTGTCCTAATAGAAATTTTTGCTAAACGGTGTTTGACCCCTTCAGAAGTGTCAAAAAGTTCTTTCCTACCCTCATTTCTTTTGTGATGCTTCTGTTCATCTGTAACTTGCTTCTGAAGCGCATGCCTTTCAGCACACTTGGCTAGCTGGAATCCCAAGCGTTTTCGGTAGGCAGCCTGAGAGAAGTGACCTCCATGAAGCCATCCAGGTGGACTGCTTTTCCGCATCTCCCGGAGAATGATAAAAGAGTTAATGATGCTTAAGTTGACAAGGAACCAGAACAGACAACGCCAGTTTGTGTCCAGGACCAATCCACCTAACTGATTGCATGCCAGCAGCTGACTGCAAATGTCCACACCACGCATGTTATCCTGAAGCAGCTTAAAAGCCAGTGGTCTTGAGATGGTGGAGAGTTCTCCTGCCTTAACGGTAGATCTCCTCCATACTTTGTCTGGGTTGCCAGCAACAGCGTTTGTGGAAAGACAGAACATCTCCTTTGCATCCTTCCATTTGGTAACCAAAGCAGGAGGGTGCTCAAACTGAACAAAATCTCCAGTATTCTTCAGTGTGGCCTGATTCCAGAATTCTTCAGGGAGTGCTGGACTGGATGGGAGGACAGAGCTGGAGCAGTATATGTTCACTTTGTGGAGCTCCTTCATAAGAGGTACACTGGTTAGCAGGCTGGAAATAAAAACCTGGTGATTTTTGTTTTCCAGGCCTTTTAGGAGATGTGGAACAACCAAGCGTCCCAAGTCTTTGCccttttcatgttttgtcaaaATTAGCAATTTATGACAATAGCCTGATTTTGAGTCACATAAGAGCCATATTTGTGGTGTAGAGTTTCTACTTTTCTCCTCATCTGCTCCAACTTCATGGGCTTTTAGAATGGTCCTATCAATAGTCAAACATTTGTTTGGTTTGTAAGCTCTAAGCATGCCAGTCTCCAGGATTTTAAGCATGTTCTGGAAAAAAGACAGCTTGTCCGCGTTGTGTTGACCTCCTTTTTTAAGCATGCTGTTCATCCGAATATTAATGCTGATCTGCTTGAAGCGGGCAGCAGACATAGTCCTGTAGAAAGCGGAGCAGTTATTATAATGATCAAAGGACCAATACATCTCTGGATCTGGAAGAACTTGTAAACCCATAAGAATTGACAGTCC
This DNA window, taken from Trichomycterus rosablanca isolate fTriRos1 chromosome 3, fTriRos1.hap1, whole genome shotgun sequence, encodes the following:
- the pogzb gene encoding pogo transposable element with ZNF domain isoform X3, which translates into the protein MEDADLFMECEEEELEPWQQMDQDEKHDSPDTAKKLATPTVAKTLVIPCIPTTSTKVSTVSLLSNTAVPAGISKPGQPLILTQGAGGLTPVALSQVFLPSTVPVSSASGSQPIYLTTQAIPVQNVQSGQSPVSIVLNVQQGQTVRPITLVQAPGAPGIFRPAVGTTQLITQQLQTRPTTQVVNRTQVPASFTTMQIPTTITIKSTTPTSLPRATAVPSVPVTQGSTLSKVLPINNQTKIGGQPQTIVVMSSQKADGAGSTDAVQTVLPPAQSNVVQVSSITPSSHSCPRCGAQFKMIEALRGHMCFCCPDLSQTTTVTSNVPAHSEQEPQNMNTEDNNLSLNVKSENMDTNLGEHQSRIVMLVDDFYYGTYEGNRSYVPTDTLKEPLSFRCLTCGKKLKNNIRLMKHLKAHVNEEQQTGEMVSHTSCPHCYRQFPTPFRLQCHVESVHSAVQSITSCKICEWGFESEPVFLQHMKNTHKPGEMPYVCQVCKYRSSFYSDVHNHFCTWHEDTRYLLCIYCLKVFKNPTNYQQHFSRHQKGSVYHCNKCRLQFLFTKEKAEHKVNHHKTFRKPSQLEGLLAGTKVTIRAYPGKKMASYTGFKASKKPSTIDRKTVTAQPSQPSLMHTHSTNDQKPAVQQSTGTGKKQITKMYNFLVKFQEQRALWGRQKCVECTFDIPDFANHFPTYVHCSLCTYSTCCSRAYANHMINSHVSGRVRTRRSKKSSLSWIELTCSHCYYNTNQGDLMAKHLAQFPSHQYSVFSMKECLETDIEFYPVEEEKVGASNEAKSEWLSMEHWKVPSDEGSVPEFTDSCGPQHLIPKSSDVLEYFQLLFPDALIDQIVKETNLYVEYQKSVDKGGTKWLPLTNEEVKGFIGLSILMGLQVLPDPEMYWSFDHYNNCSAFYRTMSAARFKQISINIRMNSMLKKGGQHNADKLSFFQNMLKILETGMLRAYKPNKCLTIDRTILKAHEVGADEEKSRNSTPQIWLLCDSKSGYCHKLLILTKHEKGKDLGRLVVPHLLKGLENKNHQVFISSLLTSVPLMKELHKVNIYCSSSVLPSSPALPEEFWNQATLKNTGDFVQFEHPPALVTKWKDAKEMFCLSTNAVAGNPDKVWRRSTVKAGELSTISRPLAFKLLQDNMRGVDICSQLLACNQLGGLVLDTNWRCLFWFLVNLSIINSFIILREMRKSSPPGWLHGGHFSQAAYRKRLGFQLAKCAERHALQKQVTDEQKHHKRNEGRKELFDTSEGVKHRLAKISIRTRRCKSCNVTQQRHESVYGCIACQVNLCRHTRCFWDYHGFSANYKGNPRTGFVEPKREQVHSVVDSSLSKRFSHGSEMEVSTTSLADSSELNQEYDKEMAPLETSDSELDTDDSAQEEPEYELKDRKPTKPNSPKTMTENEEALSVRQLRTLLLALCSGIQKAAKDMNIEPQLIRTWLKDRERRLECEDLGKSESSGEAVEHLVEWVLDQREQQHPVAERNLFQKASEIHTETNKTSSFRISYDWAVNFMLEHKLGLENVGMSGRQLPPIMEKNCLDFTEFVQRQIKMHNMSVSAVGAMDEFSVFVDFDKLIESNDTSKDEAFKFEGTGKPWINIYFSVLADGTVLPAMLFFKGPRLENFTQGLSDLVLLEAKVEGFSEKEELQIWTAKVWQQRSQDEKKMLIIDAHHNHMSEDFLSNLSGTQTLPSVLPFGCATKQQPLEKCVFPVLKKFLLNRWSHLVAQGKAAGIKSEDLVLLLITWLKEALAACSGKPKLIQDSFCLTQVIIERGESEKANSQGDLVNSLTEAMFRPEAVDSDLLSEETPVGKHTESILKENANKMNEELYTMDNVKQTAREIVKETEDKSRTEASPVETKTEKTVEG